The Ornithinimicrobium faecis region GACCGGGCTGCCGTCCGTCCACGCCGCGGCCGAGGGCATCTATGACATCGTCAACGAAAACATCTTCGGAGCGCTCAAACTCGTCTCCACCCAGCAGGGGTTTGACCCCCGAGACTTCGCTCTCATGGCCTTCGGTGGGGCCGGCCCGCTGCACGCCAACGCCCTCGGCATCCTCACCGGTGCCTGGCCGGTCATCATCCCGCCGTCGCCAGGGGTGCTCGCGGCCTATGGTGACGCCACGACGAGCATGCGTGACGAGGCCGTGCAGACGCTGATCCGCCGGTTTGGCGAGCTCACCGACACCGAGCTGAGCGAGATGCTCCACGGCCTGGCGGACACGGCCCGGGCGTCGTTGCTCGAAGCTGGCCTCTCCGAGGGGGACCTCACCGTCACGTATGCCGTGGATCTGCGCTATCACGGCCAAGGCTTCGAGATCCCGGTCACCGTCGAGGCTGCCGACCTGGACGCCGGGGCCCTGGACGCGCTGCGCACGGCCTTCGATGCCGAGCACGAGCGGTTGTTCAACTTCCTGCTCACCAACGAGCACGAGTTGGTGACCGCGCGGGCAACGGTCAGTGGCCCCCGCCCCGAGATGGCCCCCACCGTGCTGGAAGAGGGCGGCGAGGACCCGTCCGCCGCGGCCCGCCGGACCCACCAGGTGTGGGTCGAGGGCAAGGAGGTCGAGGCGACCATCTACGACCGCCACAAGCTGCTGGCTGGCAACGTGGTGACCGGTCCCGCGGTCGTCGCCGAGATGGACTCCACCACCCTCGTGCTGCCCGGGCACGCCGCCACCGTGCACCCCAGCGGCAGCCTGCTCATCCGACCTATCGATGCCCCTGCCGACTCCGGATCGAAGGACTGACTCATGGCCGAACTCATCCAGACCACGACTGAGCCTCTCCACAAGGTCGACGTTGACGTCGTCACCCTCGACCTCATCGAGAACGGGTTGCGCAGCGCCCGTTACGAGATGGACGAGGTGCTCTTCCGCACCGCCCTGTCGCCCGGCATCCGGGAGCAGCACGACGAGTTCCCGCTGATCGGTGACCCCGAGGGCAAGATGGTCGTCGGTCAGTTCGGGCTCTCGATCCCCGACTTCCTCGACAACTTCGATGGCACCATCGAGGAGGGGGACGTTCTGTTGACCTCCGACCCCTACTCGTGCGGCGCCGCGATCAGCCACGCCAACGACTGGTTGATCGTCATGCCGATCTTCTTCGAGGGACGGATCGTCGGGTGGGCCTCACAGTTTGGGCACATGTCGGACGTGGGTGGCAAGACACCGGCGTCCATGCCGACCGACGCCCGCACGATCTTTGAGGAGGGCGTGGTCATCCCGCCCTTCAAGCTCTACAAGAAGGGCGTCCTGGATGATGACGCGCTGCGCATCATCTTGAACCAGGTCCGCAAGCCCGACTGGAACCGCGCCGACCTCAACGGGATCGTGGCCGCGTGCCGCACCGCCTCGCGCCGGGTGCAGGAGATGTGCGCGCGCTTCGGTGCCGACACCTACACCTCGGCGCTGGACGCGTTGCTGGACCGCAACTACCGGGCGATGAAGACGCTGCTGGCGCTGGTCTTCGAGGAGGGCAAGCCGCTCTCCTTCACCGACTACATCGACGACGACGGCCGCGGCAACGGGCCGTTCGAGCTCACGATGACGATCACGCGGACCGGCGACAAGGTGCTGATCGACCTGGACGGCAGCAGTCCCCAGGCCGAGGGCCCGATCAACTACTACATCAACGAGAACCTCATCCGGATGTTCTTCGGCATCTACATGATCACCGTGGCCGACCCACAGATCCTGTGGAACGACGGCTACTACCCACTGGTGGACGTCAACATCCCCGAGGAGTCCTTCTGGAAGCCGAAATATCCCGCAGCCCTCAACGGCCGCAACCACGGCATCGGCCGGCTGTTCGACCTCTTCGGCGGTCTGCTCGGCCAGTCCAACCCGGACCTGCTCAACGGCGCCGGCTTCTCCTCCTCGCCCCACTTCATGTATTCGGGCAACTACTCCGAGGGAGAGCGCAAGGGGGAGTGGTTCCAGCTCTATTCGATCGGCTTCGGTGGCATCCCCGGCCGACCGGTCGGTGACGGGCCGGACGGTCACTCGCTGTGGCCCTCCTTCGTCAACATCCCCTGCGAATACCTCGAGTCCTACTATCCGTTGCGCATCGACCGCTGGGAGACCGTCACCGACACCGGCGGCGCGGGCCTGCACCGCGGTGGCAACGGGGTCGACGTCTCCTATCGCTTCCTGGAGCCAGGCACCATCGCGATCCATGACGACCGCTGGCTGACCTATCCCTGGGGTGTGCTCGGCGGTGAGCCCGGCGCTCGCGGCACCAAGTGGATCGAGCGCTCCGATGGCACCAAGGAGGTGCTGCCCAGCAAGGTCCACGACGTTGACGTGGCCCGCGACGATGTCCTGCACTTCGTCACCTGGGGCGGCGGCGGGTGGGGCGACCCGCTCGAGCGCACCGTCGACCTGGTGGCGCTGGAGGTCAAGCGCGGTCTCATCTCGGCCGAGGGCGCTCGCCGCTATGGCGTGGTCTGCGACGAGGCGGGCATGGTGGACGAAGCAGCCACCGAGGCCCTGCGCGCGACGGTGAGATCCGGACGTGACGGCGAGCGACCGCTCTTTGACAAGGGGCCGGACCTGGAGACGATCCTGGCCAACGCCCTGGAGGAGACGGGGCTCCCCGCGCCCACGGCTCCGAAGCCGCTGTGACCGACCTGCCGTTCGCGGATGGATTCGCCGGGTCGCTGACCCCAGGCGCTCGGCCCGCCGTGCTCGTGGTGGACATGATGCGGGCCTATTTCGAGCCGGAGAGTCCGTTTTGCCTGCCAGATGACGGGTGCGTCCAGGCCGCGTCGGAGGTGCTGGTCGCGGCCCGGGCTGCGGGCGTGCCCGTGCTGCACACCCTCGTCCGGTATGGGCCGGACGGCGTGGACGGCGGCGTCTTCGTGCGCAAGGTCCCGGCCCTGCGGCTGCTCATCGGCGAGTCCGAGCTGGGGCAGCCGATGCCTGCGGTGGCGCCGCTGCCGGGCGAGCCGGTGGTGATCAAGCAATATGCCAGCGCGTTCTTCGGCACGAGCCTGGCCTCGACCCTGCAGTCCCTGCGCGTCGACACGGTGGTGATCCTTGGCGTGAGCACCAGCGGGTGCATCCGGGCCACAGCGGTCGACGCCCTCCAGCACGGCTTCGTCCCCCTGGTCGTGCGCGAGGCGGTGGGGGACCGTGAGCCGGCCGTCCACGATGCCTCCCTCTACGACCTGCAGGCGAAGTATGCCGAGGTCATCTCACTGACCGACACCACGGCATACCTGTCTGGTCTTGGCAGATCTGTCTGACCCACGGACCTCAGTGCCAGAGGTCGTGGTGCGCGGCGTGCGTTGACAGATAGGCTTTGTCCGTCAGGACCTTGTCGTAATAGTCCAGGTCGATGTGCTGGGCCTGCAGGTAGTTCATGATCCAGACCGTCGGCACCGTGCCGGGGAACTTGCCGAACGTGTCGTCGATATAGGTGGCCTGCAGCGTGAGCAGATCCTTGAACTGCTGCGTGTGCGGCGCGGCCTGCGAGCGGACGC contains the following coding sequences:
- a CDS encoding hydantoinase B/oxoprolinase family protein; amino-acid sequence: MAELIQTTTEPLHKVDVDVVTLDLIENGLRSARYEMDEVLFRTALSPGIREQHDEFPLIGDPEGKMVVGQFGLSIPDFLDNFDGTIEEGDVLLTSDPYSCGAAISHANDWLIVMPIFFEGRIVGWASQFGHMSDVGGKTPASMPTDARTIFEEGVVIPPFKLYKKGVLDDDALRIILNQVRKPDWNRADLNGIVAACRTASRRVQEMCARFGADTYTSALDALLDRNYRAMKTLLALVFEEGKPLSFTDYIDDDGRGNGPFELTMTITRTGDKVLIDLDGSSPQAEGPINYYINENLIRMFFGIYMITVADPQILWNDGYYPLVDVNIPEESFWKPKYPAALNGRNHGIGRLFDLFGGLLGQSNPDLLNGAGFSSSPHFMYSGNYSEGERKGEWFQLYSIGFGGIPGRPVGDGPDGHSLWPSFVNIPCEYLESYYPLRIDRWETVTDTGGAGLHRGGNGVDVSYRFLEPGTIAIHDDRWLTYPWGVLGGEPGARGTKWIERSDGTKEVLPSKVHDVDVARDDVLHFVTWGGGGWGDPLERTVDLVALEVKRGLISAEGARRYGVVCDEAGMVDEAATEALRATVRSGRDGERPLFDKGPDLETILANALEETGLPAPTAPKPL
- a CDS encoding isochorismatase family protein gives rise to the protein MTDLPFADGFAGSLTPGARPAVLVVDMMRAYFEPESPFCLPDDGCVQAASEVLVAARAAGVPVLHTLVRYGPDGVDGGVFVRKVPALRLLIGESELGQPMPAVAPLPGEPVVIKQYASAFFGTSLASTLQSLRVDTVVILGVSTSGCIRATAVDALQHGFVPLVVREAVGDREPAVHDASLYDLQAKYAEVISLTDTTAYLSGLGRSV